A genomic window from Glycine max cultivar Williams 82 chromosome 17, Glycine_max_v4.0, whole genome shotgun sequence includes:
- the LOC100793490 gene encoding PI-PLC X domain-containing protein At5g67130, with protein MCSSHSPNHRSKCRAPAPANAIIFLLVPLLCSLSFINVNSQILEACSAATDCGPGLFCGNCPSLGLKQPICTRGQVTLPTSIVNGLPFNKYTWIVTHNSFSIVDAPPLPGVQRITFYNQEDTVTNQLRNGVRGLMLDMYDFQNDIWLCHSFRGQCFNFTAFQPAVNTLKEVEAFLTENPTEIVTIIIEDYVHTPKGLTNVFTSAGLDKYWFPVSKMPKKGDDWPTVTEMVQANHRLVVFTSDASKEAGEGIAYQWKHMVENESGDPGVQQGSCPHRKESKALNSKSHSLFLMNYFPTYPVEADSCKEHSAPLAEMVNTCYKAAGNLMPNFIAVNFYMRSDGGGVFDIVDKMNGHTLCGCSTVTACQVGVPFGSCKNISVPSTSPVTNTAGSFTGSVQFSKSASAVHLPNCLLVVFYFLQSLAATMMTISTVL; from the exons ATGTGCTCGTCGCATTCCCCGAACCACCGTTCGAAATGCAGAGCTCCAGCACCTGCCAATGCCATCATCTTCCTCCTTGTACCACTCCTCTGTTCCCTCTCCTTCATTAACGTCAATTCCCAG ATTCTAGAAGCATGCTCTGCCGCTACGGATTGTGGGCCAGGTTTGTTCTGTGGCAATTGCCCCTCTTTGGGCTTGAAGCAACCCATCTGCACCAGAGGCCAAGTCACACTTCCCACTTCCATT GTCAATGGGTTGCCCTTCAACAAGTACACGTGGATAGTGACCCACAATTCCTTCAGCATTGTCGATGCACCGCCTTTGCCCGGTGTTCAGAGAATTACCTTTTACAATCAAGAAGACACTGTCACTAACCAGTTGAGG AATGGAGTTAGGGGACTGATGTTGGACATGTACGACTTCCAGAATGATATATGGCTCTGTCACTCATTTCGCGGGCAATGCTTCAACTTCACTGCATTT CAACCGGCAGTTAATACTTTGAAAGAAGTGGAGGCGTTCTTGACGGAAAATCCAACTGAGATTGTTACCATCATAATTGAAGACTATGTGCACACTCCAAAGGGGTTGACTAATGTGTTCACAAGTGCTGGACTGGATAAGTATTGGTTTCCTGTGTCCAAGATGCCGAAAAAGGGTGACGATTGGCCCACTGTGACGGAGATGGTTCAAGCAAATCACCGACTTGTTGTTTTCACTTCCGATGCTTCAAAGGAAGCAGGGGAAGGAATAGCTTATCAGTGGAAGCACATGGTTGAAAATGAGT CTGGAGATCCTGGAGTGCAACAGGGTTCTTGTCCGCACAGAAAAGAATCAAAGGCATTAAATTCTAAAAGTCATTCACTTTTCCTGATGAATTACTTTCCGACATATCCAGTTGAAGCTGACTCTTGCAAAGAGCATTCAGCTCCACTTGCTGAGATGGTCAATACCTGTTACAAAGCTGCAGGGAATTTGATGCCCAACTTTATAGCTGTTAATTTTTACATG AGGAGTGATGGAGGTGGTGTTTTTGATATTGTGGATAAAATGAATGGCCATACACTGTGTGGGTGTAGCACTGTCACAGCCTGCCAG GTGGGTGTACCCTTTGGGTCTTGCAAGAATATTTCTGTACCTAGTACGAGTCCAGTGACTAATACTGCTGGAAGCTTTACTGGATCTGTTCAGTTCTCTAAATCAGCTTCAGCTGTCCATCTTCCAAATTGTTTGCTTGTCGTCTTTTACTTCCTGCAAAGTCTTGCTGCAACTATGATGACTATAAGCACTGTTTTATAA